A window of Pecten maximus chromosome 12, xPecMax1.1, whole genome shotgun sequence genomic DNA:
GAATTTACTTTGAGTAATCTTCCACCAGGAAACTAGATATTGAATAAAGGAAAAGTGTTGAGTCTAATGCATGGTTGTAAAAGGTGGATctaaatcagaaaaaaacaaaaacataccgGTATGTAATATAATTCAAATGAGCATTTTGCTATGTTTATTGAAAAACATATCTGATTGAGAGATACAGGTCCTTTAGACCTCTTGTTTATCTTCACTTACACATTTAGCtggaaattaataaaaagtcAGTTTTGTATACCAGGTAACTTTGATACCCTTGTGTTATATAAGGAGGATAATCGTAGCTGTCTGTAGTAAATCATTTGTGAGAGTGTAGGAAACTAGCATGTTATACTCGGAAGGTGAACAATCGATAGGTTTGTTTATTGGGTTTatcgccctgtgaacagccaggacCATGTTGAGGCtaggtctccttgtagtagctagtggctacctcactgaacaacatacatgAGGGCTGTCTTATGTTATCCAGAACAATGTGGGTAAAGTGTCCATGTCAGTACAGTTTGATCCGTTTGatagcttcctgagaaacacaaactgttGTTGGTTGGGAGCTGTGAACCACACACCTTGGATATTCACCCAAGATTATGTAAGCCAATGCTCGAACAAACTGAGCTATCACTGCTACAATTGATAGGATCTAGGAGACTTAACCTCATGATGTTATGGTGAAACGTTTTATTTAATTGTGTTTTTTCAAACAGGCCTGAAATCTTGGACAAATCCGGACAAGTCCAGGAGGTTAAGAAGATCAGTAGTCTTGGGTCGTCTTTACAGGAAAAGTTACAGGTAAGTCCAAATAGGATAGTACTAGTCTATCTTAAGGTCAGAAACCTTCCAGGAAAAGTTACAGGTAAGTACAAATAGGATAGTACTAGTCTATCTTAAGGTCAGAAACCTTCCAGGAAAAGTTACAAGTAAGTACAAATAGGATAGTACTAGTCTATCTTAAGGTCAGAAACCTTCCAGGAAAAGTTACAGGTAAGTACAAATAGGATAGTACTAGTCTATCTTAAGGTCCGAAACCTTCCAGGAAAAGTTACAGGTAAGTACAAATAGGATAGTACTAGTCTATCTTAAGGTCAGAAACCTTCCAGGAAAAGTTACAGGTAAGTCCAAATAGGATAGTACTTGTCTATCTTAAGGTCAGAAACCTTCCAGGAAAAGTTACAGTTCATGAAGATTCAGTAGACAGCAACAGCTTTTCTGTCAGATTGTTTAAACTGGaaatcatttttagctcacctggtccgaaggaccaaggtgagcttatgccataccgtggcgtccgtcgtccgacCGTCGtccttccgtccgtccgtcaacaacttatttgacttcttcttcataacagctgatcggaatttcaccaaatttggtcagaagcatccctatgggtaggggactcaaaattgtacaaatggtggggctgaccccctgggcgcCTCTAGGGCAGGGCCAAATGAGGTaaatcgggctatattgatataaacgacttcttctctgaaaccgagcattggatattgctcatatttgcctggtagcatcactatgtggtggggattcaaaattgtacaaatgatggggctgaccccccaggggcctgaggggcggggccaaatgtggtcaattgggctctattgatataaacgacttcttctctgaaactaagcaatggatatcgctcatatttgcctggtagcatcactattgagtggggactcaaaattgtacaaatggtggggctgaccccccggggcgctgaggggcggggccaaacagggccaatttggctaaattgatataaacaacttctcctctgaaactaagcaatggatatctcacgtATTTTCCTTGTAGCAcctacttggggtaggaattcaaaattgtacaaatggtggggctcACCCCCTGGGTGTCTtagggtggggccaaaaagggccagtttggctagattgatataaacgacttctcctctgaaactaagcaatggatatctcacaaatttgactggtaatatccccttggggtagggattcaaaattgtacaaatgatagggctgacccccctgagGGCTGAAGGAGCggccagaaggggtcaatttgcctaaattgatataaacaacctcttctctgaaactaagcaattgatatacagtgcattccgcttaatcgggttgcctatttgccgggactttttacccgattaaccgacttacccgataagccgaaatgcacgtcgccatcttggatttggtccgtaatggtagtcagacttgggtcgattttggatgaaaatatttgcgttattattgttaataaacggtgtttttgtttgtgcttttactgatgtcaaattgtcagattactattactaattgtataaaaatgtgtgtattaaaataacaaaaccttaatgattttcttattcgcggcacagtacaatcgtagcacctcaaatcggggggtcatacatccctgtttcatccgtgtgttcctaatttgacatacgatctaaggactcgccgacaattacatctaaaatcatttatgtttatcatagagacattcttatgttcgctttgaagtttaaaatattccatattatttccaattaccaaagcacagagatcggagaaaccaAGTTTATTAaggtcgtttcctgtggtataaatttatacgaacttgacactggcagtcactgataaaacaacacgaaatccaatgtaatgtttttattaaccagttctaatcctaacctgaataggaattatgagctaacgtcgggcgtctgtccttttactgctcgctactgatttttaactcacctgtctatcggtgtcgtcacatttccccgtggcgaacccctcactttggattcgccacatacagtaagcggtgatatcaatcgatctgtagcaatatcagacccaggtaaaaacctattgttttggtttttgcttcgaagattttacatcccagacgtaaaagtttaattgtctagtcgcttaattatgcttttaaaaccccattacgttttgcctgctactgactctaaaaataacatttaattttacccacaattcttagtcgacttcctgttggggaaaaaccacacgaggcagaatcaacaacaacacagttctgaacatgacaaaaccccgacataacattaccgtttaaggtaatatttaactgttttttgacatttgaaccatcaaaattacactatttgttgataaatgtctaaaacttaaagaaatacgcgatgactttcgtgaaaatcggagcatttctattttttgtcccgattgttctattcgaataaccgaaaaatacgacttttccaacccaattaaacgaatttttttaacatgatttaagagaaaatggttttggtttttaaaattttacccaattaaacgaaatacccgattaagcgttacccgattaagtgaaatgcactgtatatatatcgctcatattcgcttggtagcattcccttggggtagggattcaaaattgtacaattggtggggctgacccccggggggctgaggggcggggccaaaagggatcaatttggctaaattgacatttttagcccaccatcatcagatggtgggctattcaaatcgccctgcgtccgtggtccgtggtccgtccctccgcccgtctgtccgtccgtccctccgtctgtccctccgtccgtaaacaattcttgttatcgctatttctgagaaagtgctgatgggatctttctcaaatttcatatgtaggttccccttggtgcctagttgtgcatattgcattttgggaccgatcggaaaacaacatggccgacaggcagccatcttggattttgacaattgaagtttgttatctctatttctgagatagtattgaagggatctttctcaaatttcatatgtaggttccccttggtgcctagttatgcatattgcattttgggaccgatcagaaaacaacatggccgacaggcagccatcttggattttgacaattgaagtttgttatctctatttctgagaaagtattgaagggatctttctcaaatttcatatgtaggttccctttggtgcctagttatgcatatttcattttgggaccaatcggaaaacaacatggccgacaggcagccatcttggattttgacaattggagtttgttaacgctaattctgaggaagtactgaagggatctttctcaaattttatatgtaggttccctttggtgcctagttatgcatattgcattttgggaccaatcggaaaccaaaatggccgacagacagccatcttggagtttgaccattgaagtttgttatcgctatttctgtgaaagtactgaagggatcttcctcaaatttcatatgcaggttcctctttgtgcctggttatgcatattgcattttgagactaatcagaaaacaacatggctgacaggcagccatcttggattctgacaattaaagtttgttatcgctatttctgtgaaagtaatgaagggatctttctgaaatttcatatgcaggttcccctcagtgcctagttatgaatattgcattttgagaccaatcggaaaacaacttggccaacaggcagccatcttgggttttgacaattgaagtttgttatcgctttttctttgaaagaactgaagggatctttctcaaatttcatatgtaggttccccttgatgcctacttatgcatattgcattttgagaccaataggaaaacaacattgctgacaggcagccatcttggattttgacaattgaagtttgttatcgctatttctgagaaagcactgaatggatctttctaaaatttcatatgcatgttcccgtcggtgcctagttatgcatattgcattttgagactaatcagaaaacaacatgtccgacaggcagccatttcggattttgacaattgaagtttgttatcgctatttctgtgaaagtactgaagggatctttttcaaatttcatatgtaggttcccctcagtgcctagttttgcatattgggaccaatacgaaaacaacatggccgacagacagccattatagctaaatcttaaattctgtatgtaggttccccttgtttgaaaagtactagagggctgtttctgaatttacacagataagtaagacttagaggaagggaaaagtagggaaaagatcaatctgacatggaacctataaagatcattcaatggtgggcgccaagatccctctgggatctcttgttagaattacaataaaaacaatgttcatgtaaccatataaaatgcatatgatatatattgacatagcaataccagtggcaaatatacttaagcatagttcttgtttcatatctcatgaaaccaggtgagcgatacaggccctctgggcctcttgttaatgtttgttttctttaaggaaatgtataaatgtacataatgtatttgaCCTGAAACATTTGTTGCTTACATACATCCCTCTTTCTTCCATGGAAAAAAGATTGACTTCATTAAAGTGTCCATATAATTAGGTTgcttacttcactgacagagaaACAGCAAacacaaaaaactttttttctcaACCTTAATTTCTTATGAAAACATTTTCCTGAATCCATCAATGATGACTGAcagatgtgaacacaagcagacaaCGTTTTAAGAGTTGTCCTCTTTGATAGATTTTTCTGACATAGGCAAACTCTGTCCAACATGGTGGAATATGAGagaaactctatccaacatggtgagatatgagagaaactctatccaacatggtgAGATATGAGAGAAACTTTATCCATCATGGTGAGATATGAGAGAAACTTATCCAACATGGTGAGATATGAGagaaactctatccaacatggtgAGATATGAGAGAAACTTATCCATCATGGTGAGATATGAGAGAAACTTTATCCAACATGgtgagatatgagagaaaatcTATCCAACATGGTGAGATATGAGAGAAACTTTATCCTTCATGGTGAGATATGAGAGAAACTTTATCCAACATGGTGAGATATGAGAGAAACTCTATCCATCATGGTGAGATATGAGAGAAACTCTATCCATCATCGTGAGATATGAGAGAAACTCTATCCATCATGGTGATCATAAGATATTAGagaaactctatccaacatggtgAGATATGAGAAGCACATTtctttgtgatattttaggAGCATATATGTGCTTATTGTGTAGAATATGGTTTGAATGATTTCTCCAACACCTGAAGTCTTGACttactgttttattattttacaggATTTGACTCGAGGAGTTGATCAGACTGAACGACAGCTGCATGCACTGGAACTGGAGGTGAAAGAGCGTCGACAGATGATGGAACTGAAACTAGAGAAGGAGAGAAACAACAAGGCTCACTCCAATACTCCACCACCAGCTTATGATCATACTCCAATTCAAATTGGCAACACCAACGCCTCCTCTGACGATGCTATCTCTATAGCCAAACAGAAACGTAAGAAATGTGTGCTACAATATCAGTTTGTGAAATACTATAACATAGTAAAACAATTGACGagggaagacaactttatgactcgtgccctaaCTGGGTCTCAAACTCACAAAATTTCAGCTGATGTAGTGAGTCTTTGTACAGTAATTGTAGAGTTACTGACAATCCTTTCATGGTTCATTGTTCCATGCTCAGCTCTGTAAATTAACCACAGAATGATGAGAGCATATTTCAcaattatttaatcattttgCTACATTTTCCTTCCACTTTATATAAAGTCAGGGCCATAATTCATGAGCTATTAAATGTGTCTTGAAGAAGCTGGAAACATGCAGAGGTTGGGTGCAGTGATCTTAAATAAggtcattgtgaccttgacctcaacatcaaaggtcaaataagtgcGAAATGTTCAGGAAAACCTTCTCTGTGCAGTTGAACTATCAAATAAGTGCATAATTTTCAGTCTGTGCAATCGAACTATCAAAGATAACTTGATGAATCTTGAAACATAGATGCATCACCCAAAGCCAATGTAAAGTGGCTTAAGTTAGTTAACCAGGGATTTTCCTATAATTTTTCAACCGGGTCCAGGGTCCATTGAATTGGGAATTTCTGAGCGACGAAATGTGACAttgggaaaaataaaaaaaatagtgaaattcatACAAACTTTAGTTTTTCTTTGACGAATAATGCCCTTAtgttttattagcccaccatcatcagatggtgggctattcaaatcgccctgcgtccgtggtccgtcgtccgtccctccgtccgtccgtccgtccgtccgtccctccgtccgtccgtaaacaattcttgttatcgctaatcctccgaaagtactgaagggatctttctcaaatttcatatgtgggttccccttggtgcctagttatgcatattgcattttgagaccaatcggaaaacaacatggccgacaggcagccatcttggattttgacaattgaagtttgttatcgctatttctgagaaagtactgaagggatctttctcaaatttcatatgtaggctccccttggtgcctagttatgcatattgcattttgagaccaatcggaaaacaacatggccgacaggcagccatcttggattttgacaattgaagtttgttatcgctatttctgagaaagtactgaagggatctttctcaaatttcatatgtaggctccccttggtgcctagttatgcatattgcattttgagaccaatcggaaaacaacatggccgacaggcagccatcttggattttgataatagaagtttgttatcgctatttttcagaaagtactgaagggatctttctcaaatttcatatgtaggttccacttggtgcctagttatgcatattgcattttgagaccaatcggaaaacaacatggccgacaggcagccatcttggattttgataattgaagtttgttatcgctatttctgaaaaagtactgaagggatctttctcagatttcatatgtaggctccccttggtacttagttatacatattgcatttgagaccaatcggaagacaacatggccgacaggcagccatcttgtattttgataattgaagtttgttattgctatttctgagaaagtactgaagggatctttctcagatttcatatgtaggctccccttggtacttagttatgcatattgcattttgagaccaatcggaagacaacatggccgacaggcagccatcttggattttgataattgaagtttgttatcgctatttctgagaaagtactgaagggatctttctcaaatttcatatgtaggctccccttggtgcctagttatgcatattgcattttgagaccaatcggaagacaacatggccgacaggcagccatcttggattttgacaatttaagattgttatcgctatttctgagaaagtactgaagagatctttctcaaattttatatgtaggttccccttggtgcctagttatgcatattgcattttgagaccaatcggaaaacaacatggccgacaggcagccatcttggattttgacaattgaagtttgttattgctatttctcagaaattgctgaagggatctttctgaaatttcatttgtaggttgccctctgtgcctagttatgcatattggattttgagaccagtcagaaaacaacctgcctgacaggcagccatcttgtattttgacaattgaagttagttatcgctattttacagaaggtactgaagggatctttctgaaaatttcatatgtaggttccccttggtccctggtgttgcattttgggaccaatccgaaaacaacagacagccattatcgccaaatcttaaattttatatataggttacccttgtttgaaaagtcctagagggctgtttctgaatttacacagattagtaagacttagaggaagggaaaagtagagaaaagatcaatctgacatggaacctataaagatcattcaatggtgggcgccaagatccctctgggatctcttgtttttatttcattttgttatctagagctgttttttatattttcaaaagtaCCTTAGTATAGgtctttgtaaataaaatttacttAATTTCAGAAGTGACttcaaaattgggaattttcgGTGACAAATTTGGAATTTTCACAAGAATGTTTTAGGGGAATGAGTCCTTTTTAATGGACCCTGTTtttattgtaggaaaatccctggtaactgtaaccttgacctttaggCAGATAACAGGAGACATagattcattaaaacattgatattctagttttgtatgtgttgtttgtacCTACCTACTTAAcccgtttttttcttttcaggGGAGCAAAGACGAAGGGACACCAGCAAATCTCTACACCCAAATATGTCATCAGGACGACCGTCGTCTGCCAAGACGAAAGCTGATCAAGTACATCCCTTGACACGCCGTCTCAGCTCAGAGCTTGACGAGCCAACTCCCACTCACAGCCGTCGCCTTAGTGATGACATAGCATTTATAGATGAAGATGTACCAGAAGTCACGGAGCACGAAGAAATGGACACCAAGTCAGACGATGAGATGAAATCGAGAGAAAGTGATATACAGGAACATACTCAGGAGCATGTTCAGGGGTCAGAGGTCATTTCATTACCTCATAAAGGTCAAACTGTACGATTAACACTTCCTGAAATGAACGTCCCAGAAGCGTCAAAGCAAACAATACCATCAGTGACATTAGAACACCAAACCAACTCCTACTCGGGTAATAAAGATCATTTCTCATTTGTAAGTGGACTTTTAGCCGAGGAAAAGACAAAACCTGTCAAAAATAAAGTAGCAGAGAACTCCTACAAACACTCAAATTCCATGTCAGTGCCAATTGGGGGTCAAATGACGGCCCCTCAGAAATCCTCAAAAGCTGCAGCTGCTGTTGGTGCAGCGGTTGCCGCGGCTGCTGTGAACAACAAAGACGAAGAGTCAACTCGTCAGTCGTCACGGTTACAGAAGCAGCAGCTAACATCAAGTGCTGTGTTAAATGTAAGCAacaaaggtcagaggtcaagaaCAAAGCAAGGTCAACATCAACCtgcaaggtcaaggtcaaaagaaGGAACAAAAGCAAAAGAGACAAGTGGTGTTAATTTAGATCATCCATCATCAAAAGACAAGCGTTCAAAAAATAATGTGATAAATCGCGATCAGGATTCCCAGAATTCTTCTGCTGTGTGTAGATTGGAGGCAAACGATGAACAGACTCAAAATTTCGAGGAAGAAGAGACGGAAGATATTCACACCATTAACGATCACGGACAGTTGgacaattttaaaatatcttcgTCTCCTGTGTTTTAAAGCTGTATGTTGCGCACAAGATGTTGGTATTGTTATGGTGTTGATTAATTTTATAGTAAATAATGGCTTGTCCTCAATTTAATTTTGATCCATGAAAAACCAGTTGTTGTAGAATTAAAACCTTACGTTAGTAGTTACACATTCAGGTCGGAATGCATGTTGCTTGTGTCAAGTCCTTTTCTTCCGGTTGCAAGCTTTGTTAATTTTTtgttaatatgttataattagttATGAAATTACGGTATTGATAATTGTTCTTTTCGGGgaaaatgatgatgaaaatCTAATATTGAAGTATTTTGGGTTATGCAATCAATTGTAAAATACAGCATTTGTTTGCTTTGTCACAAAATCTATTTTATTAAGTATGTATACCTTATCAATtgtgatagctatatatatatatcctttagTGTGTGTGGTGCTAAGGTTGTTGAGAGGAAGACATCGTACGTGGTGTAGTAAAGATATCATGGCTGTATTGACTGTTTCCTAAGGgttgtttaaatttatttaaacataattatatacatatatatatagatcctAGTTGATTTCTGTATCGCCACTTGCAGGGATTTAATCAAAATAACTTACAGGACAGTGCTGACATGTATTTCAGAAAAACAATATTGCCCAGGTATAAAAAAAGGTCCAATGTAGGTCTTACACTACTGTATGGGAAATCAAAGGTCTATTGTATAGAAGATGGGCTTAAAACAGGAAATTGAAGCataattttgttgataattttaCGGAACTGTTTAGATAGACATGGATAGGCTTATTACCATATAAAGCCTGGATAAATATGGCGGCTATAGCATTGAAATTAATTCCCATGACTAGTCATTTTTTGTCACAAAAGAATTTTATACCTGAGAGTACAACGATTTTAAGTCATAGACTCGAAGAATATGCCACACTAGGAAATAGCGCTTCTCTATGTGTTGTAGCTCCAGAACATAAAAACTATATTCAAGTTATAAGAATTAATTCTTATAATCTAATCTACTGTACGCAGTCCCTGTGAAAATCTACTTTAAGTAATGGACTCTTTTCTCTTAGAAGTTATTACGCCGCTGTATCAGCTAATCAAAAGTGATGTTACAAATAGAGACTTCATTTTTTAACTCGCCGACGCGAAGCTATTGCTATTTACGCCTCCATCGTTGCTTTCGTTCTTTGTGACGAGATttttccattggtactacatgtatacagaccTGGGGACTTTGACAGTGACATTTAATGTACTTTGACAAATATAATTCCAAATTTTCAACCGATCAGAGAActatgttgtcttctgacaactcttGTTATATGACATTATGGGGTGATGACATAGATTTgaaagccaatgaaaatgcttgttagctcacctgcccgaagggcaagtgagcttatgccatggtgcggcgtccgtcgtccgtccgtccgtccggccgtccggccgtccgtccggcgtcatttttttcatttaaacaacttcttctcaataaccaagaggcccaggaacttcatattgggcctgtagtatgcttgggtgaagggctaccaagtttgttaaaataaattactttgaccttcattcaaggtcacaggggtcaaatacgctataatcttcaaacgacttcttctcaataaccaaaagccccagggacctgatattgggcctgtagcatgctggggtgaagggctaccaagtttgttaaaataaatgaccttgactttcattcaaggtcacacgggtcaaatagactataatcttcaaacgacttcttctcaataaccaagaggcccagggacttgatattgagactgtagcatgctaggatgaagggctaccaagtttgttaaaataaatgaccttgaccttcattcaaggtcacatttgtc
This region includes:
- the LOC117339895 gene encoding BRISC complex subunit Abraxas 2-like — encoded protein: MAAIISGPVLASLFYDQTRCSGDQEGLLIGKVSHSVKDTISDSQINNYKVETKLYVYSCHELQRETNISRKEQLQKCITEQIKRHGEKCIVGWYHSRRNTASRLSMRERSVHQTLLKSLPSQGREDFYFLLCTSSNTPNRSTHNFDFGFYKLNKDDADLTKVPVTIANLEDTTTNLYKLDSSCTASASSGIYASVISQFQPEILDKSGQVQEVKKISSLGSSLQEKLQDLTRGVDQTERQLHALELEVKERRQMMELKLEKERNNKAHSNTPPPAYDHTPIQIGNTNASSDDAISIAKQKREQRRRDTSKSLHPNMSSGRPSSAKTKADQVHPLTRRLSSELDEPTPTHSRRLSDDIAFIDEDVPEVTEHEEMDTKSDDEMKSRESDIQEHTQEHVQGSEVISLPHKGQTVRLTLPEMNVPEASKQTIPSVTLEHQTNSYSGNKDHFSFVSGLLAEEKTKPVKNKVAENSYKHSNSMSVPIGGQMTAPQKSSKAAAAVGAAVAAAAVNNKDEESTRQSSRLQKQQLTSSAVLNVSNKGQRSRTKQGQHQPARSRSKEGTKAKETSGVNLDHPSSKDKRSKNNVINRDQDSQNSSAVCRLEANDEQTQNFEEEETEDIHTINDHGQLDNFKISSSPVF